From Streptomyces durmitorensis, a single genomic window includes:
- a CDS encoding immunity 49 family protein — protein sequence MSEHMARHDLSAGPDAGQLAERLSAHLVNGIDHLADSAGSASLIDSHFDTGLLVLGARCVVDPRAAALETWEATVNAMQLGSALFAVTATGEGSVECRINRKMRTLPAVGLMSTADAGKWLTAFWLAVICRDQARMTQLCEIPLERLRAPEGQYDEYIYHWIDTLQTYWLRRAGLVEKLTATFQASDPAVARIAPRDLLDGLLYPPISLFYHFVRKNEEGFSPALWEALKLHKTYWTLNEVREADIDGSIALGPLAIACLAYDGGIPIDVESEYLPKHLLQRSWLGEFPT from the coding sequence GTGAGCGAACACATGGCCCGGCATGACCTGTCGGCAGGACCTGACGCCGGGCAGTTGGCGGAGCGCCTCAGCGCACACTTGGTGAACGGCATCGATCACCTTGCGGACTCCGCTGGTTCCGCGAGCTTGATCGACTCACATTTCGACACCGGGCTGCTGGTGTTGGGCGCTCGCTGTGTCGTCGATCCCCGAGCGGCGGCGTTGGAGACATGGGAGGCCACCGTTAACGCGATGCAACTGGGATCAGCCTTGTTCGCCGTGACCGCGACGGGCGAGGGCTCCGTCGAGTGCCGCATCAACCGGAAGATGCGGACGCTTCCAGCCGTGGGCCTGATGTCAACTGCCGATGCGGGAAAATGGCTGACGGCGTTCTGGCTGGCCGTCATCTGCCGTGATCAGGCGCGGATGACGCAGCTGTGCGAGATCCCCTTGGAGCGACTGCGTGCACCCGAGGGACAGTATGACGAGTACATCTATCACTGGATAGACACCCTGCAGACGTACTGGCTGCGCCGGGCCGGGTTGGTGGAGAAACTCACCGCTACGTTCCAGGCGTCGGATCCTGCCGTCGCGCGAATCGCCCCGCGCGACCTCCTGGATGGTCTGCTGTACCCACCGATCAGCCTCTTCTACCACTTCGTACGCAAGAATGAGGAGGGGTTCAGTCCCGCCCTATGGGAAGCCTTGAAGCTGCACAAGACCTACTGGACGCTGAACGAGGTTCGGGAAGCGGACATTGATGGAAGCATCGCCTTGGGGCCGCTGGCTATCGCTTGCCTTGCCTACGACGGGGGAATTCCGATTGACGTCGAGTCGGAGTACCTGCCGAAGCATCTGCTGCAGCGCAGCTGGTTGGGCGAGTTCCCCACGTGA
- a CDS encoding saccharopine dehydrogenase, protein MGQSESVLILGGTGQAGAGAAAFLRQWHPALPLTIAGRDLERAQRVADELGAATAVTTDLLRADLGLPADHHYSAVVAALWDDHLHGLRYAQHRGLPYLSISSGLTDIAPEVVAGAQRAGAAPILVASHYCAGTVVLAALHSARQFDRIDTIRIGAVLDELDTGGPAGRADLQRWSTATSAGLVRRDGVFTWINGPDAQTDVRSTDGTVLPGQSIAILDVPSLALATDAPNVRFDFAVGESAGRRRGEPASFEVRLDLEGAHRGGAPISTSSYLVHPTGQRPLTAVGIALGIERLLALRGDAVTPGIHTPEALIDPAYAVERMAETGAVFIDAPGDS, encoded by the coding sequence GTGGGACAGTCGGAATCGGTACTGATATTGGGCGGTACGGGACAGGCGGGCGCGGGGGCCGCTGCCTTCCTGCGCCAATGGCACCCGGCATTGCCGCTGACGATCGCGGGCCGTGACCTCGAGCGTGCGCAGCGGGTGGCCGACGAACTGGGCGCCGCAACGGCCGTGACCACCGATCTGCTGCGCGCCGATCTCGGCCTCCCTGCCGATCACCACTACTCCGCGGTGGTCGCCGCGCTATGGGACGACCACTTGCACGGGCTGCGGTACGCGCAGCATCGCGGGCTGCCCTACCTCAGCATCTCCAGTGGTCTGACAGACATCGCGCCGGAGGTCGTCGCGGGCGCCCAACGGGCAGGCGCCGCACCGATCCTGGTGGCCAGCCACTACTGCGCCGGTACCGTCGTCCTCGCGGCACTGCACTCGGCCCGGCAGTTCGACCGGATCGACACCATCCGGATCGGTGCCGTCCTGGACGAACTGGACACCGGCGGACCGGCGGGAAGAGCGGATCTGCAGAGATGGTCCACCGCCACCTCGGCGGGACTGGTGCGCCGAGACGGCGTCTTCACCTGGATCAACGGCCCCGACGCACAGACGGATGTACGCAGTACCGACGGCACGGTCCTGCCCGGCCAGAGCATCGCCATCCTCGACGTACCAAGTCTCGCCCTCGCGACGGACGCGCCGAACGTCCGCTTCGACTTCGCCGTCGGCGAATCCGCGGGCCGGCGCCGCGGCGAGCCCGCTTCCTTCGAGGTCCGGCTCGACCTCGAAGGAGCGCACCGAGGCGGTGCACCGATCAGTACGAGCAGCTACCTGGTCCACCCGACAGGGCAGCGCCCCTTGACCGCAGTCGGCATCGCACTCGGCATCGAGCGATTGCTCGCGCTGCGCGGCGACGCCGTCACGCCGGGCATCCACACTCCTGAGGCACTCATCGACCCGGCCTATGCGGTCGAGCGGATGGCCGAGACC
- a CDS encoding TetR/AcrR family transcriptional regulator: protein MATTPTRLSKQARREQLLDTAVAIVRTHGTDGLTLVTLAEAAGVSRPITYGHFATRPGLLLALYRRLDEHHRAAITQALQDAAPNIGEVARVISAAYFACATDMPELSAISAALKGNPEMEAVQHELTDSYTDLMATALLPYSGLPPQALRLRCVGILGAAEAIAAELNRERATDGEAVTALTDLILGSLDAKADR, encoded by the coding sequence ATGGCCACCACACCGACCCGCCTGTCCAAGCAGGCCAGGCGGGAGCAACTGCTCGACACCGCGGTGGCGATCGTGCGTACCCACGGGACGGACGGTCTGACGCTGGTCACCCTCGCGGAAGCAGCCGGGGTGAGCAGACCGATCACATACGGCCACTTCGCCACCCGCCCGGGCCTGCTGCTCGCGCTCTACCGACGGCTGGACGAACACCACCGGGCCGCGATCACACAGGCGTTGCAGGATGCCGCACCCAACATCGGCGAGGTCGCACGCGTCATCAGCGCCGCCTACTTCGCCTGCGCCACTGACATGCCGGAGCTCAGCGCCATTTCCGCCGCGCTCAAAGGGAACCCGGAAATGGAGGCGGTCCAGCACGAGTTGACGGACAGCTACACGGACTTGATGGCCACAGCGCTGCTGCCGTACTCCGGCCTCCCGCCCCAAGCCCTCCGGCTGCGCTGCGTCGGCATACTGGGCGCGGCCGAGGCGATTGCCGCCGAGCTGAACCGAGAACGGGCAACCGACGGCGAAGCGGTCACCGCGCTGACCGACCTCATCCTGGGCAGCCTCGACGCCAAGGCCGACCGTTAG